The following proteins are co-located in the Tardibacter chloracetimidivorans genome:
- a CDS encoding Rap1a/Tai family immunity protein codes for MFRTVGYCIGACVSSVVLAASSYAQEQPIHTNGSELVASCRANNPACGAYLQGVLDMMIVARGSECGAPRYDRNRLRSAYLRWAEDNSYFMDVHMVAGAEQALAETWPCAPRR; via the coding sequence ATGTTTAGGACTGTCGGTTATTGCATCGGAGCGTGTGTATCATCCGTCGTGCTCGCTGCTTCGAGTTATGCGCAAGAACAACCGATTCACACAAACGGCTCTGAACTCGTTGCAAGCTGTCGCGCCAACAACCCAGCGTGCGGCGCATACCTTCAAGGCGTGCTGGACATGATGATAGTGGCGCGGGGTAGCGAGTGTGGGGCGCCGCGTTACGATCGGAATAGATTGCGTTCAGCCTATCTGCGCTGGGCAGAAGACAACAGCTACTTCATGGACGTTCACATGGTTGCTGGCGCCGAACAAGCATTGGCTGAAACTTGGCCTTGCGCGCCGCGACGATAG
- a CDS encoding DUF2274 domain-containing protein, producing MTKLKLGPLVDDRPVKLTVELPAGVHRDLVAYAAALAAETGQQPMPPEKLVAPMLARFMDTDRGFRRHRAQGS from the coding sequence ATGACGAAATTGAAGCTGGGGCCATTGGTGGACGATCGGCCTGTCAAACTGACGGTGGAGCTACCCGCCGGGGTCCACCGCGATCTTGTAGCCTACGCCGCCGCGCTCGCGGCGGAGACCGGCCAGCAACCTATGCCGCCTGAAAAGCTGGTGGCGCCTATGCTTGCGCGCTTCATGGACACCGACCGCGGCTTTCGTCGCCACCGCGCGCAAGGCAGTTAA
- a CDS encoding LysR family transcriptional regulator, with protein sequence MPFEIRQLRYAIAAADHGSFYRAARALDIEQSTLSRSISKLERSIGMSIFERSRAGVKTTLAGAAFIRGARPMVATADKLVTMMLAAGQGRAGGLLLGYNSSVSAGNLRATLISWREAHPDVELECVEADRSVLLAGLDTGEIDVAILMGTPSHNGFRCEPLWSERMLAALPASHPLARRDIIHWTDLRGEHFLLPAADPGPEIRDMLLGRLPISGGKPDIRMSRASRETVLSILGVNSGVTIVCEGSTGATYPSVVYRPIHGEQGPALTGYSGCWRDDNRNPALRRFLGFIKARYALSFDFSPRFQ encoded by the coding sequence TTGCCCTTTGAAATCCGCCAGCTTCGTTATGCTATCGCCGCGGCGGACCATGGTAGTTTTTACAGAGCCGCCCGGGCACTTGATATTGAACAATCGACCCTCAGTCGCTCCATCTCGAAGTTGGAGCGCTCGATCGGAATGTCTATCTTCGAGCGGTCGCGGGCTGGGGTCAAAACGACGCTGGCCGGAGCCGCGTTCATTCGTGGCGCGCGACCAATGGTGGCAACGGCAGATAAGCTAGTCACCATGATGCTCGCAGCCGGCCAGGGCCGCGCTGGCGGTCTATTACTCGGGTACAATAGCTCGGTCTCCGCCGGCAATCTCCGGGCGACCCTCATTAGCTGGCGCGAGGCGCATCCTGACGTCGAACTGGAATGCGTCGAGGCTGATCGCAGCGTTCTGCTCGCTGGGCTCGACACGGGCGAAATCGACGTAGCGATCCTGATGGGGACGCCCAGCCACAACGGATTTCGCTGCGAGCCGCTATGGAGCGAGCGGATGCTAGCCGCGTTGCCCGCCTCGCATCCGTTGGCTAGACGGGACATAATTCACTGGACGGATCTTCGGGGCGAGCACTTCCTTCTGCCCGCGGCCGATCCCGGCCCTGAAATCCGCGACATGTTGCTTGGCAGACTTCCAATCTCGGGCGGTAAGCCTGACATCCGAATGTCGCGGGCGAGCCGTGAGACCGTGCTGAGCATCCTCGGCGTCAACTCGGGTGTTACCATTGTCTGCGAGGGATCGACCGGAGCGACCTATCCTAGTGTCGTCTATCGGCCGATTCATGGCGAACAAGGACCGGCACTGACCGGATACTCGGGTTGCTGGCGAGACGACAATCGCAATCCAGCGTTGCGGCGCTTTCTTGGATTTATCAAGGCCCGCTATGCGCTCTCTTTTGATTTCTCGCCAAGATTCCAGTAA
- a CDS encoding TrbI/VirB10 family protein, translating into MNDRTDIPSAEPAAPQPLPADPKPFQLRGDPPRVMRLSRKALTVIGVAAGLGIGGSLIYALKPAGERQAEELYNTESRATAETITSGPRDYAQAPRLGPPLPGDLGGPIVSAQQRGENVPVPPIGTQPAQPDPRAQAEEAARQRAQQERDAARMSGVFLGGNAGNAGTAPAPSLILPDQAAQPTQQASAAQGDQAGRRAFMAQASNQRTVSAERLIAPPSPNIVQAGSIIPAALITGIRSDLPGQITAQVTQNVYDSPTGRILLIPQGARLIGEYDSEITAGQTRVLLAWDRLIMPDGRSIVLERQPGADGAGFAGLQDRVNQHWGNLLRAAAVSTLLGVGAELGPDSEDDLTRALRRGSQDTINQTGQQIVRRQLNVQPTLTIRPGHPLRVVITRDLVLEPLGASR; encoded by the coding sequence GCAAGGCGCTGACAGTCATAGGCGTGGCCGCCGGCCTCGGTATCGGCGGCTCGCTGATCTACGCGCTCAAACCGGCTGGTGAACGGCAGGCGGAAGAACTCTACAACACCGAGAGCCGCGCCACGGCCGAGACCATCACCTCGGGACCGAGGGACTATGCTCAAGCGCCGCGCCTTGGGCCGCCACTTCCCGGCGACCTCGGCGGCCCGATCGTGTCCGCCCAGCAGCGCGGCGAGAACGTGCCCGTGCCGCCGATCGGCACGCAGCCGGCCCAACCCGATCCGCGCGCGCAGGCCGAGGAGGCTGCGCGCCAGCGCGCCCAGCAGGAACGTGACGCTGCCCGAATGAGTGGCGTATTCCTCGGCGGCAACGCGGGCAACGCCGGAACGGCGCCGGCCCCGTCGCTGATCTTGCCCGACCAAGCCGCGCAGCCAACGCAGCAGGCGAGCGCAGCGCAGGGCGATCAAGCTGGCCGGCGCGCTTTCATGGCGCAAGCCTCGAACCAGCGAACGGTGAGCGCGGAGCGGCTGATCGCACCCCCGTCGCCCAACATCGTGCAGGCCGGAAGCATCATCCCGGCCGCGCTCATCACCGGGATCAGGTCCGATCTTCCCGGCCAGATAACGGCGCAGGTTACGCAGAACGTCTATGACAGCCCGACAGGCCGCATCTTGCTCATCCCGCAAGGTGCCCGGCTGATCGGCGAATACGACAGCGAGATCACCGCCGGGCAGACCCGTGTTCTCCTCGCCTGGGACCGGCTCATCATGCCGGACGGGCGCTCGATCGTTCTCGAGCGCCAGCCAGGCGCGGACGGCGCTGGGTTCGCCGGCCTACAGGATCGCGTGAATCAGCATTGGGGCAATCTGCTCAGGGCGGCGGCCGTCTCGACTCTGCTCGGCGTCGGCGCCGAGTTGGGCCCGGACAGCGAGGATGACTTGACCCGCGCGTTACGGCGCGGCTCGCAGGACACGATCAATCAGACCGGCCAGCAGATCGTTCGGCGGCAGCTCAACGTGCAGCCGACCCTTACCATCCGGCCGGGCCATCCGCTGCGCGTGGTCATCACCCGCGACCTAGTGCTCGAACCTTTGGGAGCGTCACGATGA